In the Leptospira limi genome, one interval contains:
- a CDS encoding GNAT family N-acetyltransferase: protein METNKFEYEIERITNPSESLQEDLWKRLHDYSISKLGDESLASKEFFAILVKEGDTLIAASLCYLFFKGLNLQLLWVAEEKRGQDLGTKLLQEIETEAKRMGANLVFGYSFGFQAPKFYTKFGYEEVGLIPNYPEGQNCYFLCKKLTKDSP, encoded by the coding sequence TTGGAAACAAATAAGTTCGAATACGAAATCGAAAGGATCACCAATCCTTCAGAATCTTTACAAGAAGACCTTTGGAAACGTTTACATGATTACAGCATCTCTAAGTTAGGGGATGAGTCTCTCGCTTCAAAAGAATTTTTTGCCATTTTAGTCAAAGAAGGGGACACACTCATCGCAGCCTCTCTTTGTTATCTCTTCTTCAAAGGATTAAATTTACAATTACTTTGGGTTGCTGAAGAAAAACGGGGACAGGATTTAGGAACTAAACTCCTGCAAGAGATTGAAACAGAGGCAAAACGAATGGGAGCAAATTTGGTATTTGGGTATTCCTTTGGATTCCAAGCTCCCAAATTTTATACCAAATTTGGGTATGAAGAAGTAGGCTTGATTCCCAATTATCCAGAAGGTCAGAATTGTTATTTCCTTTGTAAAAAATTGACAAAGGATTCTCCTTGA